GCGCGACGTCTCTTGCAATGTCGCAGGGGTTCACCGAAAGTAGCTAACTCCGAAGCCACCGCGATCGGAATCATCGAAGGCCATTTGGGCGGAAGGTCAACTGTAGATGCCGCTCCACTAGCAGCCATCTGGCTGGCTCCCCCTCCACTCCCCAACGCGTGTGTTCCCTCTTCGTCACCGAGTGAATCCTCGTGGGGGTCAACCAGTTGCAGACCGCGACTCTCCAACTCGCCCACGATCGCAGCGTTGATCTCTGCGTCCATGAGCTTGCACTTGCTGGCTAGATGTGCTCGCAACATGATTCAAACTGCAAAAGAGGAGAAAAAATCAGTTAAATTCAAAGCTGGGGAAAGAAAAAGCATACCTAGGTTGGACAGAAGCTTCGTGCCGATCGGACTCAAGACGAGCACGTAAAGGACGCCCTCCAGCAGCAACTTATGAATATGGTACTTCTGACcagccaagcttgaagctgctTGGGAATAGTCCGATCGGCTTTTGTACTTCTTGAGCGGTGGTGGACTTGTCACTTCCAGCTACCAGCGGGTTGGAAAATCTAACCGCTCAGGAAAACGAACAAAGAAGTAGTGGtccctccaatgcttattggaggatgacattttatcaaagaagatCAAGCCCGCTCGGGCTTGGAACAAAAAGGTCTCTGGCTCAGACAGttttggataataaaagtaatggaagagCCGAGAAGTTAATGGAATGTTGTGCAAGCAGAACAAAACTACGACCCAGCATAGCAGCCAAAAGAAGTtcgacactaattaattaagataaatacGGAAATATTTGCAAACAGTGGAGAAGAACGGATGAACAGGGAATCACAAACCGATGATAAACTGGTTCTTAAAGAAACACAAAAAATCCAGGGGTGGTTCATGCGGCCGATCATATGCAGAAGGAATAGCAACTTAGTAGTCAGCCAGAAATTCATAGATGGATTTCAGGCTTTTAATATCATCCTCATTGAACCTAGACTCAGTCGAAGTTTACCAGAGCCCGGGATAGAGACAGGAGGTTGCGAGGAACTGGCCATCGAAAAAGGGGTCGAGGAAGAACAATGAACATATTCAAATGAGAAACAGTGAAGGAGCTTACAGAAAGatcgtcggagaagaagaagaaacagagcgTCACGGAGAAAGCTTGAAGACGAAAGCATGAAAAGGAAGAAGACGACGACAAACGAGGGGTTTATAAGCCTTATGGTCGATTGACCTGAGTCATTCAATCTAGGGTTGCGAAAAACTAGGAGAAGATCTAATCGTTGTTTTTGAAACAACGCCTGCCACTTCGCCTGTGGATATTCGCCTGTTACGTCAAACGTGCAGTGGTAGAAAGTGGGACACATGACGTTCCGCTAGCAGaagacattaatgaggcttaattaaaaggtatggtcgCGTGCTCGGCCATAATGATCAGAGATTTGCACGGTCTTCAAGAAATTTGGATGGTCTCGGGACGCTCAGCCGAGGAGGCGCAAGGAAATGAGAAAATTCGCCAAGTGTTGTCGCTCATCATCCCGACCAGACACAGATAATGGATTATCACACAGCCGAACGACTGAGGCACAATCTGCTTTGAAAGATGTGGTCCGAGCGGCATTTACAAACCCAACCTGGTGATACGAAGCCGAATGGCGAAAATGTGGAAGCCGTCAAAGACTCTACTGGTCCAGTCAATTGGATTTGCAGcatccttcaactagacttgagggggaggatTGTGATGTGACGATAGAGGGAGGCCCACTTGGCACGAGATCAACTGCCaaagtggaggtcaaagtcaaggtggtcaacacccGGGTGTCAAAGGGTCGAACGGAGGACAATTGCAATGGCCGGTCGGGTTAGTCAGGACCCAACCGGCTGTAGACATATTTGAGCAGACCACCTGTCCAGCTCAAGATGATGCGTAAGACAGCCGACGCTCAGTACGGAGCAGCAGGACGCTAAAGGAGACCAGATAGCTTGTTTGAAATGGGGAGAACATGTTACTACACAGTCATTACAAGGAAGAGCAACTGAGGTCGACAGAGCGGAGGAGTTACGGTCGAACAACTACCCCGCTCGACCAAGCAATGGGGCCTGGACATGGACGAAGAGGAGTCCCGgccaagcggctaccccgctcggccaagcaacgagATTATTGTAGtatcttttgacatccttttgggagatagtgctgcAGACATGAGACATAGTCGACAGGTGAATTGTATGACGGAAGTTTCTACTAttttgtcagggatatgcatgccctattAAGATTGGTGTCAAAGGTACTTTCTTAACAGGTCCTTTCATAAAatatattggagaatgtgtcCATACCTCGAGAAGCGTGTACGTCGTCCACCatgactctatataaaggggggtccatcacCGACAGAGGTATGCATTATTTGTTGTCTGTACTAGTTCTACTGTTACTCCACTTCTTCTACACTTCCGATGACTGATTTGAACATCGGAGGGTCAACACCAGAGACCCCTTTCCTAACTAGCACTGACGTTACTTATTTTACAAAGCAAAATAAAATTTACAATCGATCAACAAATCATCACATCTTCAACTTTCTACCTTCCTTCTTCCAGACATGATCATCCTCTTTTACATTAATTACTCTTTTCTCTTGTGCGAATGAGAATAACCACGAGTTAATATCAGATAATTAGACACTTAAATTGTGATCGAGACCGGTCTCGGCTCGTTTCAGTCGGTTTGTGTTCCGGTCGATGGACTGGTTCAACGATCCCTAGCCTCGGTGGAGAATCCCGTATTCTGTCGAGTTTACAAGTCACATAAACGAGAGTTGTGAGTGGCTGTCAAGATGATGTCGTCGTGGGTCCATTAAAATTGTCCAATGGGATTTAGGTCACGGTGCGGAATTTGGAAGGGAAGGAAAAGAAGGGTTACGATATAATAACAGCAGTTGGGAAGGGAGGGGGCGAAGCGGAGATTGGTGATAGGGGAAAAGGGGATAACAGCTGACAGGAGCGGAGGAAGGAAGGAGGGAGGAAGGAAGGAGGCGGCGGAGATGATGGCTTCCCAGGCCGCCTTACAGTCCTCGGCGTCGCCGCGGCCTGTCATGGCTCTCCATCGCCCTCACCTCGCGTCGCCGCCCAGAGCCCTCTCTTTCTTGCGGCTCCAGAATTCCAATCTCAACCGCCGTCACCGCCGCCGCCTCGCTCTTTTTCCCCTAGGACTCGGCTTTGGTAGGGATCGCGCCGGAATTATAGTCGTCGCGTCCGCTTATGCCCCGGCGCCTGTGGATTCCGACGGGAGGGAGGCGCTGGAGCGGTGCTTCTCGCTGTCGCCTGTGGAATCGATGGAGCGGTGTCTCTCTCTGTCGCCAGATGCCGGGACGCCATCCTGCTCCTCGTCCTCTGTAAGTTCTGGGTCCTCGACGGTGATGAAAGGGGGGAAGAAGTATGGGGCTATTGGCGCTGTGACGCTGGAGAAGTCGAAGCTTGATCTGTCGCAGAAGACGAGGAAGTCGAATCCCCAGGTATTGGAGTAATTTtaggattcttttttttttcttggtgGAATTTCCAGAATTTTTCGTTTTTGGATAGTATTAACTTCTCCCTTTGTTCTGTCCTCTCGTTCTTCACCCTCTAGTATTATTTTATGTTCTGGATGTTGCTCAGCGATGCTTTTGCTTAATACCATCCTTTCGCTGCGGATGTTTTGCCTTCATTAAGGAAGTGAGCTCTAGCTTGGGAATGTCGGCTATGTTCCATCCAATTTATGCAGATATTGATGGAGATTAGCGACGTTTGGCAATTATTTGATAGTGTAAAGTTATAAAAAGAATCATATTTTCATTGCTTTGTACTTCTTGTAATGTTGCTCTTTCTATTGCTTGTTTAAACATATGTGGATCTGGAGTTGAGGCCTACAGAATGTATTGTCTGTCTTTTGGAAATTATAACTGTCACTGTAAAATCTGGATGTCCAAACTGTCACACTACCTAAagccaaaaataaaataattgacgAAGTTGATAAAACCTGTTAAATTTTGCTGCGTTGTTTCTGGGAAAGATTTTGGATTGTCTTCAATCTTTGTCAAAAATTGTTGCCAATTTTATCCAATACTTCAGTCTAGTTCTCATTTGTATATAAATTTTAGGACTCAGTTTCCTTTCTCTTCAGGAGATCTTGTGTTCTCTCCTCTCCAACAGAGTTCAATTACCCCACTTACAGACGCTTGATCTTGAATGCAACTGTCATGCTGTGATAACTGCTAGTTGGCATGCACTATCTTTGTCTATCTGAAAATTTTATAATCTTTGTTGAAGTGGTAAACTAACTGACTCGACCACCTATTCATATTTTACTTTATTATATGTCATTTGGGTAAACTTGTAATTTCATTGGTAAGGATTCACATGACCTTCACTGACTCTCCGTCCCCATGTTTTCCTTGATTCGAAGTGTATATATAGGCGTATGGATGTCGTAATTTCATTATTATAgttaatatttactccttggttTATCTCGTCTTTGCCTTCTATCCACCTATTCTCCTTTCCTCAGTCTGCATCACTATCTTACAAAATGTTTCAAGTTCCCTCTATATTGATTTGGAAACACTAAATCTAAGGATGCAAGATTGGAACGTTTATGTGCCTTTTCTTACATTATCTTTGTAAAGGACATGTCATTGTCACTGCTTTGAATCTTGTAAATCCTATGAGGTCTGATTTTCAGTGCTTTTAGATGATTAAATGATTGCCTTGTCATAAGAACAATATTTCACTTTTTATAACGTCTTTGTTGTTCATTTGCGGTGTTATTCAGTTAGAAATTGGTGGTGGAGGAGGAGATATAGGAAAAAAGAATTTCCACGGAGGAGGTGATGGAGGAGATGACGatggtgatgatgatgattactttgatgattttgatgaagaggaTGATGGAGAGGAAGGTGGATTGTTCAGAAGACGCATAGTTATTCAAGAGGTTtgtaaattctttaaaatttcttttgaaattcaaaattttttttccctttgacTGTTTTTCATAAACAACTGTATTGAGCATCTGATGTAATCTAAAATCTGTAATTTTACTTGTCACATATGTTGTAGAGCAACCACTTATTTAAGAGCAATGCATTTTTTCCACGTCCATATTCAAAGTTAATGGCCTTTTCGTTCATGTAGCTTTTTGACAAGAAGTTCGTGGATGCTGTGCTTCAGGAATGGTTCAAGAGCATGACAAACTTGCCAGCTGGTCTTAGACAAGCTTATGAATTGGTAATATCCTGTATATTAATCATTGAAAGGAAATGTATTAAATTTATGAATGCCACAGGGATTGGTGAGTTCTGCCCAGATGGTGCGCTTTTTGGCAATTAATGCAAGACCAACTGTTTCTAGAGCCATTTCTCGAACGGTTCCCGAATGGTTATCTAGGGCTTTCATTGGAAGGTATTTAACTTTTAATGTCAACAATAATTATATAACTTTATGAACAATAGCACTGTTGATTTTAGTGCTTCATTTTAATGAGCTACCAATGGCTAATCTCATCGATTCTTATATGATGTTTGTTGTATGGAGATGCAACAGTATTTACTAAGCATATAAATTTAATGAGTTAATTCAACATTCTTGATTCGATATTTTAATCTAAAAGTTTTTTGATTTGTTTGTAAATGAATAATCAACTGCAAGGTAAAAAGAACACACATCCTCTTCTTCATATAATGTTTTAAGTCTTAACTTCTGGTCGGTTGAATTATCCTAGAATACTATAATTAGGCACCGGCTCATATTCAAAGAATGAAAGTATGAATTCACTATCTTGGGAAGAATATCTTCCTGATATTTTAGTATAAATGTTACATGTTGATAAACTATAACAATTATTGTGAAATTGTTATCTTGTGCTCTTTATTCTAAGTTGTGTTGTTTTGTCCTTATGCAACAGATTGGGAAGTACTCCCCCCTTCAACCTTTTACAATTATGCTAGTTTTTATGTTAATAAATACTAGTGGTCTAATTGACTTGCAAACAAAGTCCTTTTTAACTATCCATTTTGAAATAGATTATTTTAAGATGAAGCTGGAGAAGAATATGCAGAACTTTCGGCAATATTTCGTAGTTAAAAGAAGGAAACTGCATATAATTGTAACAGGTACCAGGGGTATCTGCAATGCCAGTGGGGGTGGATGTTTGTTACTCCTTAAGAACATTTCTTCCTGAGTTATATtgatggttttcttgcttggttTAGGTGATGGAGGttattcatctaatatgttgtttGCTCTATATTaccaatatttctttttaattttatgatAAATCTAATCATTTTGTATAACACTTTGAATGATTGTAATTAGATATTCTTTTATCATGTTTAATCTTGATAGCCCTTCAGACAAATTAGTATACATTGGAACTTTTTTCTCCTTGACATAGGTAAGCATTAAAATATAGCCATGGACTTGCTCTGTCTCTTTTTTATCTCCCAATTGAGTACGCACAGATATCAACTAGTATATGTCATCTAAATGATTATCATCTGTGGTGTTTCCTTGTACTTGTGAAATCTTAACAAATCATATGGCCCTTGTAGTATTTTGATGTGCCTTATGACATATATTTGCACATCTGGATTTACATAAATATGATATGACTGAC
This window of the Zingiber officinale cultivar Zhangliang chromosome 3B, Zo_v1.1, whole genome shotgun sequence genome carries:
- the LOC122055647 gene encoding protein RETICULATA-RELATED 1, chloroplastic-like, which translates into the protein MMASQAALQSSASPRPVMALHRPHLASPPRALSFLRLQNSNLNRRHRRRLALFPLGLGFGRDRAGIIVVASAYAPAPVDSDGREALERCFSLSPVESMERCLSLSPDAGTPSCSSSSVSSGSSTVMKGGKKYGAIGAVTLEKSKLDLSQKTRKSNPQLEIGGGGGDIGKKNFHGGGDGGDDDGDDDDYFDDFDEEDDGEEGGLFRRRIVIQELFDKKFVDAVLQEWFKSMTNLPAGLRQAYELGLVSSAQMVRFLAINARPTVSRAISRTVPEWLSRAFIGRMIADPAFLLKLLLEETMTCACSVWWEFKNRKERIKQEWQLALVNVLTAMTCNGIIVWSLAPCRSYGNTFRFDLENTIQKLPNNIFENSYPMREFDLQKRIYSFFYKAAEFSLLGLAAGTIQGAISKAFAAKKEGRLSVTIPSVSSNALGYGAFLGLYANMRYQLLNGIDRTMLNHFDVLGVAIFFSTALRILNAQLGETSRHAWLGLEPDPLVESEDLLKAYSRHSDSVESSPSKWFISKNAVISGLGLLGIKQSGEPESTPTKPRRKRIVRKKVNASSA